A region from the Melioribacter roseus P3M-2 genome encodes:
- a CDS encoding LolA family protein — translation MPRLTFFAQKQNAEDILNKVINKFEQVEDYEVDLTISADLQMVKMPDMKLKVFFKQPDKLKISSEGFAMVPKDGVNLNPLKFLKSEYSAVYVKNEKDEEEKINLDVIKIIPLSDTADYILSTVWIDTENYLVRKLETVTKRGVNVSSKFYYNNTAYALPSKVVVSFNQSGEVKPEQDEEKRFRQSLKGVVTLTYSGYKINQGLKDEFFK, via the coding sequence TTGCCGCGTTTAACATTTTTTGCTCAAAAGCAAAACGCCGAAGATATATTAAATAAAGTGATCAATAAATTCGAACAAGTCGAAGACTACGAAGTCGACCTCACTATATCAGCAGACCTGCAGATGGTAAAAATGCCCGACATGAAGTTGAAGGTTTTTTTCAAGCAGCCGGACAAACTTAAAATTTCTTCTGAAGGTTTTGCGATGGTTCCCAAAGACGGTGTTAATCTTAACCCGCTTAAATTTCTCAAAAGCGAATACAGCGCGGTTTACGTAAAAAATGAAAAAGACGAAGAAGAAAAGATTAATCTCGACGTAATCAAAATAATTCCTCTTAGCGATACGGCGGATTATATTCTCTCGACCGTATGGATAGATACGGAAAATTATCTTGTTAGAAAACTCGAGACGGTAACGAAAAGGGGCGTCAATGTTTCAAGCAAATTTTATTATAATAACACCGCTTATGCGCTGCCCTCTAAAGTGGTAGTCAGTTTTAATCAGAGCGGGGAAGTCAAGCCGGAGCAGGACGAAGAAAAACGTTTTCGCCAATCTCTCAAAGGCGTAGTAACGCTTACGTATTCCGGTTATAAAATCAATCAGGGACTGAAAGACGAATTCTTCAAATGA
- the sucC gene encoding ADP-forming succinate--CoA ligase subunit beta: MKIHEFQAKETLKKYGVPVQDGYAIKELSELDKALSSLKAAGINQFVVKSQIHAGGRGKGKIYNADNRAELVLEGGVKFTKDENKVREYAEKMLGNILVTHQTGPEGKKVKTLYITEGLDYKKELYVGILLDRAVSKNVIMASTEGGVEIEKVAEETPEKILKVWIDPAIGFQPFQARQLAFGLGLKGTAFKNFIPFIMKLYNAYEETDASLLEINPLVITNDDRIIALDAKMNFDDNALYRHPEIAAYRDLDEEDPLEIEASKYNLNYIKLDGNVGCMVNGAGLAMATMDIIKLAGGEPANFLDVGGGANKETVANGFKIILSDPNVKAILINIFGGIVRCDRVAQGVIDAVKEVNVTIPVVVRLEGTNAYIAQDMLKKSGLNFEVASSLKEAAEKVTAVIG; the protein is encoded by the coding sequence ATGAAAATACACGAATTCCAGGCGAAAGAAACCCTGAAAAAATACGGCGTGCCGGTTCAGGACGGCTATGCAATAAAAGAATTGTCGGAACTCGACAAAGCTTTGTCAAGTTTGAAAGCCGCCGGAATTAATCAGTTTGTGGTAAAATCTCAAATTCATGCCGGAGGAAGAGGAAAAGGCAAAATTTATAATGCTGACAATCGGGCGGAACTTGTACTCGAAGGCGGGGTTAAGTTTACAAAAGACGAAAACAAGGTAAGAGAATATGCCGAAAAAATGCTCGGAAATATTCTCGTAACGCATCAAACAGGTCCGGAAGGCAAAAAGGTTAAAACGCTTTATATAACCGAGGGACTCGATTACAAAAAAGAATTGTACGTGGGTATTTTGCTCGACCGCGCTGTTTCGAAAAACGTTATTATGGCTTCAACCGAAGGCGGAGTGGAAATCGAAAAAGTAGCCGAAGAAACACCGGAAAAAATATTGAAAGTTTGGATCGATCCCGCAATCGGATTCCAGCCTTTTCAGGCGCGGCAGTTGGCGTTCGGACTCGGCTTGAAAGGAACGGCGTTCAAGAATTTTATTCCGTTCATTATGAAACTTTACAACGCATACGAAGAAACCGACGCTTCGCTGCTCGAAATAAATCCTTTGGTAATTACAAACGACGATAGAATTATCGCTTTGGACGCCAAGATGAATTTTGACGACAATGCCTTGTATCGCCATCCTGAAATAGCGGCATACAGAGACCTCGACGAGGAAGACCCGCTCGAAATCGAAGCTTCCAAATATAATCTCAATTATATAAAACTCGACGGCAATGTGGGTTGTATGGTAAACGGCGCCGGACTTGCTATGGCGACAATGGATATTATTAAGCTTGCCGGCGGCGAACCGGCTAATTTCCTCGACGTCGGAGGAGGCGCTAATAAAGAAACGGTCGCCAACGGCTTTAAGATTATTCTTTCCGATCCGAATGTTAAAGCCATTTTAATAAACATTTTCGGCGGTATCGTGCGATGCGACAGAGTGGCTCAGGGCGTTATCGACGCGGTTAAAGAAGTGAACGTTACCATTCCCGTCGTAGTTCGTCTCGAAGGAACTAATGCCTACATCGCGCAGGATATGCTGAAAAAATCCGGACTTAATTTCGAAGTCGCTTCTTCGTTGAAAGAAGCCGCGGAAAAAGTAACGGCGGTAATAGGTTGA
- a CDS encoding MFS transporter yields the protein MIVKKTLHKEKKNKGGAWTWIPTLYFAEGLPYVIVITLSVIMYKRLGISNADIALYTSWLYLPWVIKPFWSPLIDLIRTKRFWIVAMQLVIGAGMAGVALTIPAPDFFRFTLLFFWLIAFSSATHDIAADGFYMHALDEGEQSFFVGIRSTFYRFAIIFGQGILVILAGHLESTLTVSPAEIRVISSPEKFFENTLIIDSSSVKPMEGQLRVIAQPDTLEISTKPQTKQTVDFYVNFVRKMNIINGFSKTDVVVPDTTDSMEPVGNIGIVKFMLSNKPDDDEEIVVNLNYHEGDRKFNVIAGNKLVFNSSNWNKPAFALVQLEPYVNEKTEAVFKLEPVRAPLAWIITFGLLAALFFIFFVYHNYVLPEPKTDKPVLSAGLQKITSEFFRTFFRFFEKRKIVWIIAFLLLYRLGEAQLIKMIGPFFLDPKSAGGLGLSTSDVGLIYGTVGVAALVIGGIIGGILISKHGLKKLLFTMLVAMNIPNIAYVYLAYAQPDQIWIVYMCVVIEQFGYGFGFTAYMMYMIYVSDGQYKASHYAITTGFMALGMMIPGMFSGIIQEAVGYQLFFVWVCIAAIPAFIAAKLIPLNPAFGKKDRK from the coding sequence ATGATTGTAAAAAAAACTTTGCATAAAGAAAAGAAAAATAAAGGCGGCGCCTGGACGTGGATTCCGACGCTCTATTTTGCAGAAGGATTGCCGTATGTAATCGTAATTACGCTTTCGGTAATAATGTATAAACGCCTGGGAATTTCGAATGCCGATATAGCGCTTTATACAAGCTGGCTCTATCTGCCGTGGGTTATAAAACCGTTCTGGAGTCCGCTTATCGATTTAATACGCACCAAGCGGTTCTGGATAGTCGCCATGCAATTGGTTATCGGCGCGGGTATGGCCGGGGTGGCGCTGACAATTCCGGCTCCCGATTTCTTCAGGTTTACTCTGCTTTTCTTCTGGCTGATTGCATTCAGCTCCGCAACACACGACATAGCGGCGGACGGGTTTTATATGCACGCGCTCGACGAGGGCGAACAGAGTTTTTTCGTCGGAATCAGAAGTACGTTTTATAGGTTTGCCATCATTTTCGGACAGGGGATTTTGGTTATTCTGGCGGGGCATCTCGAAAGCACGCTTACGGTTTCGCCCGCGGAAATAAGGGTAATTTCGTCGCCCGAAAAATTTTTCGAGAATACTCTTATTATCGATTCGTCTTCTGTTAAACCGATGGAAGGTCAACTCAGAGTAATTGCACAACCTGATACTCTTGAAATAAGCACAAAGCCTCAGACAAAGCAAACTGTAGACTTTTACGTGAACTTTGTCCGAAAGATGAATATTATAAACGGTTTTTCGAAAACCGACGTCGTTGTTCCCGATACGACGGATAGTATGGAACCCGTAGGTAATATCGGTATAGTTAAGTTCATGCTTTCTAATAAGCCCGACGACGATGAAGAGATAGTTGTCAATCTTAACTATCATGAAGGCGACAGAAAATTTAATGTGATTGCGGGCAATAAACTCGTTTTCAATTCGTCAAACTGGAACAAACCCGCCTTTGCGCTCGTTCAGCTCGAGCCGTACGTAAACGAAAAAACCGAAGCCGTCTTTAAACTCGAACCCGTAAGAGCGCCTTTGGCGTGGATAATTACATTCGGATTGCTCGCGGCGCTGTTCTTTATTTTCTTCGTCTATCATAATTATGTCCTGCCGGAACCGAAGACCGACAAACCGGTTTTGTCTGCGGGACTCCAAAAAATTACGAGCGAGTTCTTCAGAACCTTTTTCAGGTTTTTCGAAAAACGAAAGATAGTCTGGATAATCGCCTTTCTGCTGCTCTACCGATTGGGCGAAGCGCAATTGATAAAAATGATCGGTCCGTTTTTCCTCGATCCCAAAAGCGCCGGCGGATTAGGACTTTCAACTTCGGACGTCGGTTTGATATACGGCACGGTAGGCGTGGCCGCTCTTGTGATTGGCGGAATTATCGGCGGTATTTTGATTTCGAAACACGGTTTGAAAAAGTTACTCTTCACAATGCTCGTCGCAATGAATATTCCGAACATCGCCTATGTTTATCTGGCCTACGCGCAACCGGATCAAATTTGGATCGTCTATATGTGCGTGGTTATTGAACAGTTCGGCTACGGCTTCGGATTCACGGCTTATATGATGTATATGATTTATGTGTCCGACGGACAATATAAAGCTTCGCATTATGCAATTACGACCGGATTTATGGCGCTCGGTATGATGATACCCGGCATGTTCAGCGGCATTATTCAGGAAGCCGTGGGTTATCAGCTTTTCTTTGTATGGGTTTGCATTGCCGCAATTCCCGCTTTTATCGCGGCTAAATTAATTCCGCTCAATCCGGCATTCGGAAAAAAAGACAGGAAATAA
- a CDS encoding ABC transporter permease, translated as MINLIRIELVKIFGKWRTYIGFIAIGLLVPIIQTALYFTGNDYISMVTRGFRETFMMVGNLLNGYFIANLVLNSLFIHIPFLIVLVGGDILAGEATAGTYRMLLVRPVSRFEVITSKFIAGIIYVVGLILWLAFLSLGVSLLIFGTGELITFRDKLIIFASDDVLWRFVYAYLYSILSMTTVFSLSFLFSSFVENAIGPIIGSMALIIILLILSAIPIDFFNAIQPYFFTTHMPKWSRFFSDEIDYAEITKSALFLAGYTLLFFMTAAGIFIKKDILT; from the coding sequence ATGATTAATCTGATAAGAATAGAGCTGGTAAAAATTTTCGGCAAATGGAGAACTTATATCGGATTCATCGCGATAGGACTGCTCGTGCCGATAATTCAGACGGCGCTTTATTTCACCGGCAACGATTATATCAGTATGGTCACGAGAGGTTTTCGGGAAACGTTTATGATGGTGGGAAATTTGCTCAACGGATATTTCATCGCCAATCTGGTTTTGAATTCGCTGTTCATTCACATACCTTTTCTGATCGTATTGGTCGGAGGGGATATACTCGCGGGCGAAGCGACCGCCGGAACATACAGAATGCTGCTTGTAAGACCAGTATCGCGTTTCGAAGTGATTACGTCGAAGTTTATAGCGGGAATTATTTATGTGGTCGGCTTGATTTTATGGTTGGCTTTTCTGAGCCTGGGAGTTAGTTTGTTAATTTTCGGAACCGGAGAATTGATTACTTTCCGGGATAAATTAATCATATTCGCCTCCGACGACGTATTATGGCGCTTTGTTTATGCTTATCTCTATTCGATTCTAAGTATGACGACCGTATTTTCGCTTTCGTTTTTGTTTTCTTCTTTTGTAGAAAATGCAATCGGTCCCATAATCGGGTCGATGGCGCTGATAATAATTCTACTGATTTTATCGGCAATCCCGATTGACTTTTTCAATGCTATTCAGCCGTATTTCTTTACGACGCATATGCCAAAGTGGAGCCGTTTTTTTTCGGATGAAATTGATTATGCCGAAATTACAAAATCAGCTCTCTTTCTGGCGGGCTATACGCTTTTGTTCTTTATGACCGCCGCCGGAATTTTTATTAAAAAAGATATTCTAACCTGA
- a CDS encoding YceI family protein — translation MKILLAILFFLSGFIYAQGKTTFNFNEETGKNQIIFFSATPLEDITGTGDGISGVAELNPQNLKEGINGRIVLRVNSIKTGINLRDKHLQSDNWLDSEKYPFITYEATGVEKILSIRGNKTRCVLKGALTIRGISKEIPVTAEIAYLPESEETRKITEGDLIGVSGAFRIKLSDFGVENQLVGNKVAENIDIKFNLVGSSK, via the coding sequence ATGAAAATCTTGTTGGCTATATTATTTTTTCTTTCGGGATTTATTTACGCGCAGGGTAAAACAACGTTTAACTTCAATGAAGAAACGGGTAAAAATCAAATCATATTTTTCAGCGCTACTCCGCTCGAGGATATCACAGGCACAGGCGACGGAATTTCAGGAGTCGCAGAGTTAAATCCGCAAAATTTGAAAGAAGGAATTAATGGCAGGATTGTTTTGCGCGTAAATTCAATAAAAACGGGCATTAATCTGCGCGATAAACATTTGCAAAGCGACAACTGGCTCGACTCCGAAAAATATCCTTTTATCACATACGAAGCGACCGGCGTCGAAAAAATTCTTTCGATCCGGGGCAATAAAACCAGATGCGTATTAAAAGGCGCGTTGACAATACGCGGTATATCCAAAGAAATTCCCGTTACCGCCGAAATAGCGTATTTGCCCGAAAGCGAAGAAACCAGGAAAATAACAGAAGGCGATTTAATCGGCGTCAGCGGCGCTTTCAGAATCAAGCTTTCCGATTTCGGCGTCGAAAATCAACTGGTCGGCAATAAAGTCGCAGAAAATATCGACATCAAATTCAATCTCGTAGGCAGCTCCAAATAA
- a CDS encoding response regulator — protein MEPKIIFVDDEINVLNGLKRSLYASQFKWKASFAQSGKEALDFLKSERCDIIISDIKMPGMDGGELLKIVKKNYPHIVRFALSGFNEEELTIQSSNTVHQYFAKPCNWNLLREKIEPVMILRELIVNNETIELINSGEVVPALPEIYYKLEKELNSEDISIHRIVNIISKDMALTAKILQLSNSAYFGAVTQITNLHQAVTMLGINIIKSLVLYINVFNFVNKNERIKNYIEELWNHSIMVASLSKQIMEFFTKDRLKSERAYIAGILHDLGKIIQLSLLLRMGKENMYPMEDKESKELIGANHCELGAYLLSLWGLPKEIVDGVLLHHTAPVIESSNMSVHGAVQLANSLAGLKYEDPYVLDAMNSNELVWELIESLKNGGGKDENTGLTG, from the coding sequence ATGGAGCCGAAAATAATATTCGTCGACGACGAAATAAACGTGTTAAATGGTTTGAAGAGATCGCTTTACGCTTCTCAGTTCAAATGGAAAGCGTCGTTTGCTCAGAGCGGAAAAGAGGCGCTGGATTTTCTTAAATCGGAACGATGCGATATTATTATCAGCGATATAAAAATGCCCGGAATGGACGGCGGCGAATTGCTGAAAATCGTAAAGAAAAATTATCCGCATATTGTTCGCTTTGCCCTTTCGGGTTTTAACGAAGAAGAGCTTACAATTCAATCGAGCAATACGGTTCATCAATATTTTGCCAAACCGTGCAACTGGAATCTTCTGCGCGAAAAAATTGAGCCGGTAATGATACTGAGAGAATTAATCGTTAATAACGAAACGATTGAACTTATCAACAGCGGCGAGGTCGTTCCGGCGCTCCCGGAAATTTATTACAAGCTCGAAAAAGAGTTGAATTCGGAAGACATATCGATTCACCGGATCGTGAATATCATATCCAAAGATATGGCTCTAACCGCCAAAATACTTCAGCTTTCAAACTCTGCATATTTCGGCGCCGTTACGCAAATTACAAATTTGCACCAGGCGGTTACCATGCTGGGCATTAATATTATTAAATCGCTCGTCTTATACATTAACGTGTTCAATTTTGTCAATAAAAACGAGAGGATTAAAAATTATATCGAAGAGCTCTGGAATCACAGTATTATGGTCGCTTCTTTGTCGAAACAAATAATGGAATTTTTTACTAAAGACAGGCTTAAAAGCGAAAGGGCATATATAGCCGGCATACTCCATGACCTGGGCAAAATTATTCAACTTTCGCTTTTGCTAAGAATGGGAAAAGAAAACATGTATCCGATGGAAGATAAGGAGTCGAAAGAATTAATCGGGGCGAATCACTGCGAATTGGGAGCCTATCTGCTGAGTCTATGGGGATTGCCGAAGGAAATTGTGGACGGCGTACTGCTTCACCATACAGCGCCCGTTATCGAGAGCTCCAACATGAGCGTTCACGGAGCCGTGCAGCTTGCCAATTCGCTCGCGGGTCTTAAATACGAGGACCCATACGTCCTCGACGCAATGAACTCAAACGAGCTCGTATGGGAATTAATCGAAAGTCTAAAAAACGGCGGGGGAAAGGATGAAAACACGGGTCTTACTGGTTGA
- a CDS encoding ATP-binding protein — protein sequence MNLAVMLNIIARLLFFESDINVFLLILLIVAGVLGVAYALRVKTINELNRKLEDTVREKTAELMNLNSRLEIMNAAIDAEKEYFRVTFESIEDGVIALDLEGNVILVNKAAENILGIEEEDIKNYQLVALFESMLEDNDKAKSKYFDVSDFDEFISMKNVQMIINAKDQKRKILQVNSSEIKEHDAVQGVVFIFKDKTELVAIENQLAVSQKMESIGQLAAGIAHEINTPLQYVSDNVNFLDHSFYYVMEYTALLKKTLDELDPPESVKKNIEDKEKEYDLEYLKEEVPNALEQTHIGIQRVSRIVLSMKDFAHPGTKEKSYYDLNHGIEVTANITRNKWKYIADLELELDPKLPNVYCSLDQINQVILNMILNSVDAIDEKIKAGLYEKGTIRIKTENREKDVEIVIWDDGIGIKEENMHRVFDPFYTTKEVGKGTGQGLAICHDIIVNKHKGRILINSRYKEGTKFIIRLPNSEGAF from the coding sequence ATGAATTTGGCCGTTATGCTAAATATTATTGCAAGACTGTTGTTTTTCGAAAGCGATATCAACGTTTTTTTGTTGATATTGCTTATCGTGGCTGGCGTGCTGGGAGTAGCTTACGCATTGAGAGTAAAAACCATAAATGAATTAAACAGGAAATTGGAAGATACCGTCCGGGAAAAAACCGCCGAGCTGATGAATCTCAACAGCCGGCTCGAAATAATGAATGCCGCCATCGACGCGGAAAAAGAGTACTTCCGCGTAACGTTCGAATCGATTGAAGACGGAGTAATTGCGCTCGATCTGGAAGGAAACGTAATCCTCGTAAACAAAGCTGCGGAAAATATTCTCGGTATCGAAGAAGAAGATATCAAAAATTATCAGCTCGTTGCTCTTTTCGAATCGATGCTTGAGGATAATGACAAGGCTAAATCAAAATATTTCGATGTGTCGGATTTTGACGAATTTATTTCGATGAAAAACGTACAGATGATTATCAACGCAAAAGACCAAAAGCGAAAAATTCTGCAGGTGAATTCCTCGGAGATAAAAGAACACGATGCCGTTCAGGGCGTTGTGTTCATATTCAAGGACAAAACCGAATTGGTCGCTATCGAAAATCAGCTTGCCGTGTCTCAAAAGATGGAATCGATAGGTCAACTTGCGGCGGGCATTGCCCACGAAATTAATACTCCGCTTCAATACGTAAGCGACAACGTAAACTTTCTGGACCACTCATTTTATTATGTTATGGAGTATACCGCGCTCCTGAAAAAAACGCTCGATGAACTCGACCCTCCCGAAAGCGTTAAGAAAAACATCGAAGACAAAGAAAAAGAATACGACCTCGAATATCTGAAAGAAGAAGTGCCGAACGCTCTGGAACAAACGCATATCGGAATACAAAGAGTAAGCAGAATTGTTCTTTCGATGAAAGACTTTGCCCATCCCGGCACAAAAGAAAAGTCGTATTACGATTTGAATCACGGCATCGAAGTAACCGCAAACATTACAAGAAATAAATGGAAATACATTGCCGACCTCGAACTGGAACTCGACCCGAAATTACCGAACGTTTATTGCAGTCTCGATCAGATTAATCAGGTAATATTGAATATGATTCTCAACAGCGTCGACGCAATCGACGAAAAGATCAAAGCCGGTCTTTATGAAAAAGGTACGATTAGAATCAAAACGGAAAACAGAGAAAAAGACGTAGAGATTGTGATCTGGGACGACGGAATCGGCATAAAGGAAGAAAATATGCACAGGGTGTTCGACCCGTTTTATACTACCAAAGAAGTGGGCAAAGGGACGGGACAAGGCTTGGCTATTTGCCACGATATTATCGTCAACAAACACAAAGGCAGAATTTTGATTAATTCCAGATATAAAGAAGGAACAAAATTTATAATCAGATTACCAAATTCAGAGGGGGCATTCTAA
- a CDS encoding HD domain-containing phosphohydrolase: MKTRVLLVDDDAVALAGYKRNLRQHFEVYTAENAAAALQLIENSEPFAVVVSDFKMPGMDGITFLKKLAETNSDTARIILTGYAELKVAVDAVNEGSVFRFLTKPCNSEQLLNAIKAGVRQYELINSEKELLEKTLKGSINILIDILSHLNPQVFKRANKLRDIAHNVASVLKSEEMWEIEMAAILMQIGLVAIPDEIVAKKYNGESLSQQEEELYKSYIEVSGNLLKNIPRLEKVAEIISGGGNTTASQILAAVNDYDTLINEGNEPADALELMKKNGKYNDDILAALHAEVVGIYDGLVIKAIRLNELEIGMVLADDIRDSYNKVLIGKGCEISQVSLIKLKNYAKFNKIIEPIKIFDAE, translated from the coding sequence ATGAAAACACGGGTCTTACTGGTTGACGACGATGCAGTTGCGCTGGCGGGTTATAAACGAAATCTGAGACAGCATTTCGAGGTTTATACTGCTGAAAATGCCGCAGCGGCTCTTCAGCTTATAGAAAATTCGGAACCGTTTGCCGTCGTCGTTTCCGACTTTAAAATGCCGGGAATGGACGGCATTACGTTTTTGAAAAAACTTGCGGAAACGAATTCCGACACCGCGCGTATTATTCTAACTGGTTATGCGGAACTGAAGGTCGCCGTTGACGCGGTAAATGAAGGAAGCGTATTTCGCTTTCTGACCAAACCCTGCAATTCCGAACAGTTGCTGAACGCCATCAAAGCCGGTGTGCGTCAATATGAATTGATTAATTCCGAAAAAGAACTGCTCGAAAAAACTCTTAAAGGCAGTATAAATATCTTAATCGATATACTTTCCCATTTGAACCCGCAGGTTTTTAAAAGGGCAAATAAACTCCGGGATATAGCCCATAATGTAGCCTCCGTTCTTAAAAGCGAGGAAATGTGGGAAATCGAAATGGCTGCAATTCTGATGCAAATCGGACTTGTTGCGATACCCGACGAAATAGTGGCAAAAAAATATAACGGCGAATCTCTTTCTCAACAGGAAGAAGAGCTTTACAAATCATATATAGAAGTCAGCGGCAATTTACTCAAAAATATTCCCCGTCTTGAGAAAGTTGCGGAAATTATATCGGGCGGCGGCAATACCACAGCCTCTCAAATTCTTGCCGCCGTTAACGATTACGATACTTTGATTAATGAAGGGAACGAACCTGCCGACGCTCTCGAATTGATGAAAAAAAACGGCAAGTATAACGACGATATTTTGGCGGCTCTCCATGCCGAAGTGGTCGGAATTTATGACGGACTTGTTATAAAAGCTATCAGATTAAACGAACTCGAAATCGGGATGGTCCTGGCGGACGATATACGCGATTCCTACAATAAAGTATTGATTGGAAAAGGATGCGAAATATCGCAGGTGTCGTTGATAAAACTTAAGAATTACGCCAAATTCAACAAAATTATCGAACCGATAAAAATATTTGACGCGGAATGA
- a CDS encoding ABC transporter ATP-binding protein, whose product MNDTIIEINGLTKKFGSLTAVDNLDLKVYKGDIFGFLGPNGAGKSTTIRMLLSLIKPTSGSIKIFGLSVKRDRKNIMRRIGAIVEKPDFYLYLTAYKNLEILGRLSGADISKNKIMEMLELVGLASRHNSKVKTFSHGMKQRLGLAQALLHDPELIILDEPTTGLDPQGMKEIRELILYLSRSKGKTIFLSSHILHEVEMIANRMIIINKGKKIVEGNVADLLRSDKMNVSFEVSDPLKASEIIKEIAEGGEFHPGSNKITLSLTQKEISELNKKLVENGIEVYSIVPVRSLEEYFLKITEGANND is encoded by the coding sequence TTGAACGATACTATAATCGAAATTAACGGACTTACCAAAAAATTCGGGTCGCTGACAGCCGTCGATAATCTCGACCTGAAAGTTTATAAAGGAGACATATTCGGATTCCTGGGACCAAACGGCGCAGGGAAAAGCACGACGATTAGAATGTTGTTGTCGCTTATAAAACCCACGTCGGGTTCGATCAAAATTTTCGGTCTTTCCGTTAAACGCGACCGAAAGAATATAATGAGAAGAATCGGTGCCATAGTCGAAAAGCCCGACTTCTATCTCTATCTGACGGCGTATAAAAATCTTGAAATCCTTGGAAGACTCAGCGGAGCCGACATTTCCAAAAATAAAATAATGGAAATGCTCGAATTGGTGGGACTTGCTTCGAGACACAACAGTAAAGTGAAAACATTTTCCCACGGAATGAAACAAAGGTTGGGACTTGCTCAGGCGCTCCTTCACGACCCGGAATTGATTATACTCGACGAGCCGACGACGGGTTTGGACCCCCAGGGAATGAAAGAAATCCGCGAGCTGATTCTCTATCTCAGCCGAAGCAAAGGAAAAACGATTTTCCTTTCGTCGCACATCCTGCACGAAGTTGAAATGATTGCAAACAGAATGATAATTATCAACAAAGGAAAGAAAATTGTCGAAGGAAATGTGGCGGATCTTCTTCGCTCGGACAAAATGAACGTATCTTTCGAAGTTTCCGACCCGTTAAAAGCCTCGGAGATAATAAAAGAAATTGCCGAAGGCGGAGAATTTCATCCCGGATCCAATAAAATAACTCTCTCTTTGACGCAGAAGGAAATTTCGGAATTAAATAAAAAATTAGTCGAGAACGGTATTGAAGTTTATTCGATTGTTCCCGTCCGTTCCCTCGAAGAGTATTTCCTAAAAATTACGGAGGGGGCTAACAATGATTAA
- a CDS encoding N-acetylglucosamine kinase: MKYFLGADGGGTKTRAVCIDEKKRILARFETGASNPYSVGFVKSAGLLSEFISEINEKYKLSGAVLGIAGCSNINTAAKLKNKIKSRFNFPIEIKGDVETAHYGALAGKEGALLIIGTGAVVFLNTGKEFIKIGGYGKAIGDEGGAYSIARKGFNAISKLIDGRLKDDVLHELAEELDVLQRDKLITFVNAENIARYAGRFIECASGGSKFCMRAIDEEAAEVAALINTALKKYSGGSLPIVFSGGLSNNLFYKRLIKSKIKKINGLLFKNARYTPEYGAALIALKFFKETR, from the coding sequence ATGAAGTATTTCTTGGGAGCGGACGGGGGCGGCACTAAAACCAGAGCCGTTTGCATTGACGAAAAAAAGAGAATCCTGGCGCGTTTCGAAACGGGCGCTTCGAACCCCTACTCGGTTGGCTTCGTTAAATCTGCCGGGCTGCTTTCCGAATTTATTAGCGAGATTAATGAAAAATATAAATTATCGGGAGCCGTACTGGGTATTGCCGGATGTTCGAATATTAACACGGCGGCAAAATTAAAGAATAAGATTAAGAGCAGATTCAATTTCCCGATTGAAATAAAAGGCGACGTCGAAACAGCGCATTACGGCGCTTTGGCGGGCAAAGAAGGAGCTCTGTTGATTATCGGAACGGGCGCGGTTGTCTTTTTGAATACGGGCAAAGAATTTATTAAAATCGGCGGATACGGAAAAGCAATCGGGGACGAAGGCGGAGCTTACTCGATAGCGAGAAAAGGATTCAACGCCATATCAAAACTTATCGACGGCAGACTGAAAGACGACGTCCTTCATGAATTGGCTGAAGAATTGGACGTTCTGCAAAGAGATAAATTAATTACTTTTGTAAACGCAGAAAATATAGCGAGGTATGCCGGACGCTTTATCGAATGCGCTAGCGGGGGAAGTAAATTTTGCATGCGAGCCATAGACGAAGAAGCGGCGGAAGTTGCCGCGTTGATTAATACCGCATTGAAAAAATATTCCGGCGGCAGTCTTCCGATTGTCTTCTCGGGAGGTTTGTCGAATAATTTATTTTATAAGCGACTGATAAAGAGTAAAATAAAAAAGATAAACGGGTTGTTGTTCAAGAATGCGCGTTACACTCCCGAATACGGAGCGGCTTTAATAGCTCTTAAATTCTTCAAGGAAACTCGATGA